Proteins encoded by one window of Vigna radiata var. radiata cultivar VC1973A chromosome 5, Vradiata_ver6, whole genome shotgun sequence:
- the LOC111241707 gene encoding uncharacterized protein LOC111241707 isoform X1, which yields MRKSVHGGFGSLKKLSMGVLHGLAVNNPVLKPMGLFHGGIENCKKISEIKNRRASVRTRSKNWFDFMEAETEYSRNDLLHLNPEFQEKLEIAQLDALFFCREERMGVS from the exons ATGCGTAAAAGTGTCCATGGGGGTTTTGGAAGTCTAAAGAAATTGTCCATGGGAGTATTACATGGTTTGGCTGTTAATAATCCTGTTCTTAAA CCTATGGGGCTTTTTCATGGTGGCATTGAG AACTGTAAGAAAATATCTGAAATCAAAAATAGAAGGGCATCCGTGCGGACAAGGTCAAAGAATTGGTTTGATTTCATGGAAGCTGAAACCGAGTATAGCAGAAACGATTTGTTGCATCTGAATCCAGAATTCCAAGAGAAATTGGAAATAGCACAACTTGATGCATTATTTTTCTGTCGAGAAGAGAGGATGGGAGTTAGCTGA
- the LOC111241707 gene encoding uncharacterized protein LOC111241707 isoform X2, with protein sequence MRKSVHGGFGSLKKLSMGVLHGLAVNNPVLKPMGLFHGGIEVRIQFLIRQFILDTTKEFSGDVSKTVRKYLKSKIEGHPCGQGQRIGLISWKLKPSIAETICCI encoded by the exons ATGCGTAAAAGTGTCCATGGGGGTTTTGGAAGTCTAAAGAAATTGTCCATGGGAGTATTACATGGTTTGGCTGTTAATAATCCTGTTCTTAAA CCTATGGGGCTTTTTCATGGTGGCATTGAGGTGAGAATCCAGTTTCTGATCCGCCAGTTCATTTTGGACACTACTAAAGAATTTTCTGGGGATGTTTCTAA AACTGTAAGAAAATATCTGAAATCAAAAATAGAAGGGCATCCGTGCGGACAAGGTCAAAGAATTGGTTTGATTTCATGGAAGCTGAAACCGAGTATAGCAGAAACGATTTGTTGCATCTGA
- the LOC111241707 gene encoding uncharacterized protein LOC111241707 isoform X3, with protein MVCYEASTRLLNGVSLKALEWSYGKRLERFHFEPFLSQCSAPISLWGFFMVALRTVRKYLKSKIEGHPCGQGQRIGLISWKLKPSIAETICCI; from the exons ATGGTATGCTATGAAGCTTCGACACGCCTCTTAAATGGTGTGTCCCTGAAGGCCCTTGAATGGTCCTACGGCAAGAGGCTTGAAAGGTTCCATTTTGAGCCTTTTCTCTCGCAGTGTAGCGCTCCAATCAG CCTATGGGGCTTTTTCATGGTGGCATTGAG AACTGTAAGAAAATATCTGAAATCAAAAATAGAAGGGCATCCGTGCGGACAAGGTCAAAGAATTGGTTTGATTTCATGGAAGCTGAAACCGAGTATAGCAGAAACGATTTGTTGCATCTGA
- the LOC111241707 gene encoding uncharacterized protein LOC111241707 isoform X4, which produces MVCYEASTRLLNGVSLKALEWSYGKRLERFHFEPFLSQCSAPISLWGFFMVALRLSLKQIRKSFISNSEPLSDLMHLILSLN; this is translated from the exons ATGGTATGCTATGAAGCTTCGACACGCCTCTTAAATGGTGTGTCCCTGAAGGCCCTTGAATGGTCCTACGGCAAGAGGCTTGAAAGGTTCCATTTTGAGCCTTTTCTCTCGCAGTGTAGCGCTCCAATCAG CCTATGGGGCTTTTTCATGGTGGCATTGAG ATTGTCTTTGAAGCAAATAAGAAAATCTTTCATCTCGAATTCAGAGCCATTGTCTGATTTAATGCACTTGATCTTATCATTGAACTGA
- the LOC106762100 gene encoding pleiotropic drug resistance protein 1 has product MEGDIYRASNSLRARSSTVWRNSGVEAFSRSSREEDDEEALKWAALEKLPTYNRLRKGLLTASHGVANEIDVTDLGFQQKQKLLERLVKVAEEDNERFLLKLRERIDRVGLDLPTIEVRYEHLNIDAEAFAGSRALPSFINSVTNVLEGFLNLLHIVPSKKKHVTILKDVSGVIKPRRMTLLLGPPSSGKTTLLLALSGKLDESLKVSGKVTYNGHELNEFVPQRTAAYISQHDVHIGEMTVRETLAFSARCQGVGSRYDMLSELSRREKAANIKPDPDLDVYMKATATAGQESSIVTDYTMKILGLDICADTMVGDEMLRGISGGQRKRVTTGEMLVGPANALFMDEISTGLDSSTTFQIVSSLRQYVHILNGTAVISLLQPAPETYDLFDDIILISDGQVVYHGPREYILDFFESMGFRCPERKGAADFLQEVTSKKDQAQYWVRRDQPYRFVTVTQFAEAFQSFHIGRKLGQELAVPFDKTKSHPAALTTKRFGINKKELLKANFSREYLLMKRNSFVYIFKLCQLFIMALIALTLFFRTEMHHDDIDDAGVYAGAIFFTIMTVMFNGMADISMTIAKLPVFYKQRNLLFYPSWAYAIPSWILKIPVTLAEVSVWVFMTYYVIGFDPNVGRFFKQFLILFFISQMASGLFRAIAALGRNMIVANTFGSFAVLTLLALGGFILSKRDIKNWWIWGFWISPLMYGQNALMINEFLGNNWHNATYDLGVAYLDSRAFFTDSYWYWIGFAGLVGFVLVLNGLFAFALEFLGPFDKPQASVTEEEPEANNGGTVAEVELPRRESSGRDGSVVESSHGKKKGMVLPFEPHSITFDEIVYSVDMPQEMKDQGVQEDRLVLLKGVSGAFRPGVLTALMGVSGAGKTTLMDVLAGRKTGGYIDGSIKISGYPKKQETFARISGYCEQNDIHSPHVTVYESLVYSAWLRLPSSVDSKTRKMFIEEVMELVELNPLRNSLVGLPGVSGLSTEQRKRLTIAVELVANPSIIFMDEPTSGLDARAAAIVMRTVRNTVDTGRTVVCTIHQPSIDIFEAFDELFLMKRGGQEIYVGPLGRHSSHLIKYFESIDGVSKIKDGYNPATWMLEVTTTAQELSLGVDFTDLYKNSDLYRRNKQLIQELSQPAPGSKDLHFPSRYSQSFLVQCQACLWKQRWSYWRNPPYTSVRFFFTTFIALMFGTMFWDLGGKHSTRGDLMNAIGSMYTAVLFLGVQNSSSVQPVVAVERSVFYREKAAGMYSALPYAFSQILVELPYIFAQAVTYGLIVYAMIGFEWTAEKFFWYLFFMYFTLLYFTFYGMMAVGVTPNHHVASIVAAAFYAVWNLFSGFVVARPSIPIWWRWYYWACPVAWTLYGLIGSQFGDLTEFMSEEGMNVKDFIEHSYGIEHDFIGVAAVVVAGIAVLFAFIFAVAIKTFNFQKR; this is encoded by the exons ATGGAGGGAGATATTTACAGAGCAAGTAACAGTTTACGTGCCAGAAGTTCAACGGTTTGGAGGAACAGTGGCGTGGAGGCATTTTCAAGGTCTTCACGTGAAGAGGATGACGAAGAAGCTCTCAAATGGGCTGCTCTTGAGAAGCTACCCACCTACAACCGTCTCAGGAAAGGGTTGTTGACAGCATCTCATGGAGTTGCAAACGAAATCGATGTTACTGATCTTGGTTTCCAACAGAAACAAAAGCTTCTTGAGAGGTTGGTTAAAGTGGCCGAAGAGGACAACGAGAGGTTCTTGTTGAAGCTCAGGGAGCGTATTGACAG AGTTGGGCTTGATCTTCCAACCATTGAAGTTCGATACGAGCACTTGAATATTGACGCAGAGGCTTTTGCGGGAAGTAGAGCCCTGCCTTCTTTCATCAACTCTGTTACCAATGTCCTAGAG GGATTTCTTAACTTGCTCCATATTGTCCCAAGCAAAAAGAAACACGTTACCATTCTTAAAGATGTCAGCGGAGTTATTAAACCTCGCAGGATGACACTGCTTTTGGGTCCTCCCAGTTCAGGAAAGACCACACTCCTCTTGGCCTTGTCTGGAAAGCTTGATGAAAGTCTTAAG GTATCAGGAAAAGTGACTTACAATGGGCATGAACTGAACGAGTTTGTGCCCCAGAGAACCGCTGCTTACATCAGCCAGCATGATGTTCACATTGGAGAAATGACTGTGAGGGAAACCTTGGCTTTCTCAGCAAGGTGCCAAGGTGTTGGATCACGTTATG ACATGCTATCTGAGTTGTCTAGAAGAGAGAAAGCAGCAAATATCAAGCCTGACCCAGATCTTGATGTGTACATGAAG GCAACTGCAACTGCAGGCCAGGAGTCAAGCATAGTGACAGATTACACAATGAAG ATTCTGGGGTTAGATATATGTGCTGATACCATGGTGGGGGATGAGATGTTGCGTGGGATCTCTGGAGGACAAAGGAAGCGTGTTACTACAGGAGAGATGTTGGTTGGACCTGCAAATGCTTTATTCATGGATGAAATCTCCACAGGGTTGGACAGCTCCACCACATTTCAGATTGTGAGCTCTCTCAGGCAGTACGTCCACATTCTAAATGGAACTGCTGTCATATCTTTGCTCCAGCCAGCACCCGAGACTTATGACCTTTTCGATGACATTATCTTAATCTCAGATGGCCAAGTTGTTTATCATGGCCCTCGTGAATATATTCTGGACTTCTTTGAATCCATGGGTTTCAGATGTCCCGAGAGGAAAGGTGCNGCTGACTTTCTTCAAGAAGTGACTTCCAAGAAAGATCAAGCACAGTACTGGGTGCGCAGAGATCAACCATACAGATTTGTGACGGTTACTCAGTTTGCTGAGGCTTTTCAATCATTCCATATCGGTAGGAAACTTGGACAGGAGCTTGCAGTTCCATTTGACAAGACTAAGAGCCACCCTGCTGCATTAACCACTAAGCGGTTTGGTATCAACAAGAAGGAGCTGTTAAAGGCTAACTTCTCAAGGGAGTATTTGCTTATGAAAAGGAATTCATTTGTTTACATCTTCAAGCTATGTCAG CTTTTCATCATGGCGTTGATTGCATTGACACTTTTTTTCCGAACGGAGATGCATCATGACGATATTGATGATGCGGGCGTTTATGCTGGTGCTATCTTTTTTACAATAATGACGGTTATGTTTAATGGAATGGCTGATATTTCGATGACCATTGCTAAGCTTCCTGTTTTCTACAAGCAACGGAATCTTCTATTTTATCCCTCTTGGGCATATGCCATTCCTTCGTGGATTCTCAAGATTCCCGTTACATTAGCGGAGGTTTCTGTTTGGGTATTTATGACCTACTACGTTATTGGATTTGATCCAAATGTTGGGAG GTTCTTCAAGCAGTTCCTCATTCTATTTTTTATCAGTCAGATGGCTTCTGGACTATTCAGAGCTATTGCAGCACTTGGTAGGAACATGATTGTTGCCAACACATTTGGATCCTTTGCAGTTCTCACGCTTCTTGCATTGGGTGGTTTCATTCTGTCAAAAA GGGATATCAAAAACTGGTGGATTTGGGGTTTCTGGATTTCACCTTTAATGTATGGGCAGAATGCTTTGATGATCAATGAATTTCTCGGAAACAATTGGCACAAC GCTACCTACGATTTAGGAGTTGCATATTTGGACTCTCGTGCATTCTTCACAGATTCGTATTGGTATTGGATAGGCTTCGCGGGATTGGTTGGATTTGTGCTCGTTTTGAACGGGTTGTTTGCTTTTGCTCTCGAATTCCTTGGCC CATTTGATAAGCCACAAGCATCAGTAACTGAAGAAGAACCAGAAGCAAATAATGGAGGAACAGTAGCAGAAGTTGAATTACCACGAAGAG AAAGTTCAGGAAGAGATGGTTCTGTTGTGGAATCCAGCCATGGAAAGAAAAAGGGAATGGTTCTTCCTTTTGAACCACATTCTATCACCTTTGATGAAATTGTCTACTCTGTTGACATGCCACAG GAAATGAAGGATCAAGGTGTACAAGAGGACAGACTGGTGCTTCTGAAGGGTGTCAGTGGTGCATTCAGGCCTGGTGTTCTCACAGCTTTGATGGGTGTAAGTGGTGCTGGTAAGACTACGTTGATGGATGTTCTGGCTGGTAGGAAAACCGGCGGATATATTGATGGAAGCATCAAAATTTCTGGGTACCCTAAGAAGCAAGAAACATTTGCGCGTATCTCTGGATACTGTGAGCAAAATGATATCCATTCACCTCATGTTACTGTTTACGAATCCTTGGTCTACTCAGCCTGGCTACGTTTACCTTCAAGTGTTGATTCCAAAACCAGAAAG ATGTTCATTGAGGAAGTCATGGAATTGGTGGAGCTGAACCCATTAAGGAACTCGCTGGTTGGATTGCCAGGTGTGAGTGGCCTCTCTACTGAACAGCGGAAGAGGCTGACTATTGCGGTTGAATTGGTGGCTAACCCATCCATAATTTTCATGGATGAGCCTACTTCTGGGCTAGATGCAAGAGCTGCTGCTATTGTCATGAGAACAGTCAGAAACACTGTGGACACCGGAAGAACTGTTGTGTGCACCATCCATCAGCCCAGCATTGACATATTTGAAGCATTTGATGAG CTGTTCCTAATGAAGCGTGGAGGACAAGAAATATACGTCGGGCCACTGGGACGTCATTCTAGTCATCTGATCAAGTATTTTGAG AGCATTGATGGAGTGAGCAAAATCAAAGATGGATATAACCCTGCTACATGGATGTTGGAAGTTACAACCACAGCTCAAGAGCTTAGTTTGGGTGTTGATTTCACTGACCTGTACAAGAACTCTGATCTATATAG GAGAAACAAACAGCTTATACAAGAGTTGAGTCAACCTGCTCCCggttcaaaggatcttcatttCCCTAGTCGATACTCTCAGTCCTTCTTGGTTCAATGCCAAGCTTGCTTATGGAAACAACGCTGGTCATATTGGCGTAATCCACCATACACTTCTGTGAGGTTTTTCTTCACAACTTTCATAGCCCTGATGTTTGGAACGATGTTCTGGGACCTCGGAGGAAAACA TTCGACCAGAGGAGACCTGATGAATGCTATAGGTTCAATGTACACTGCTGTTCTCTTCCTTGGAGTACAAAATTCTTCCTCAGTACAGCCTGTGGTAGCAGTTGAAAGGAGTGTCTTTTACAGAGAAAAAGCTGCCGGAATGTATTCTGCCTTACCCTATGCATTTTCACAG ATTCTTGTGGAGCTACCCTATATCTTTGCTCAAGCAGTGACATACGGTCTAATAGTTTATGCCATGATCGGATTTGAGTGGACTGCTGAAAAATTCTTTTGGTACCTATTTTTCATGTACTTCACACTGTTGTACTTCACCTTCTATGGCATGATGGCTGTGGGAGTGACACCGAACCACCATGTTGCTTCAATCGTGGCTGCTGCATTTTATGCAGTTTGGAATCTCTTCTCAGGATTTGTTGTTGCAAGACCT AGCATTCCAATTTGGTGGAGATGGTACTATTGGGCATGCCCAGTGGCTTGGACCTTGTATGGATTGATTGGATCTCAGTTTGGAGATTTAACGGAATTCATGTCTGAAGAAGGCATGAACGTCAAAGATTTCATAGAACACAGTTATGGTATCGAACATGACTTCATTGGAGTTGCTGCTGTTGTGGTTGCTGGCATTGCTGTTCTCTTTGCATTTATTTTTGCTGTTGCAATCAAGACCTTTAACTTCCAAAAGAGATAG